AGTTATctaactttaaaaaataaaataaataaatcaataaataagtaCCACGAGGTATTGGGTCTCAAAGTtggtgaaatctctgtcttactatacGTGGGCAGGATACGGGGTCAAACAAATGCTATGTCTCAGACAGATTGAAATGTTCTGAATATTTGAtgagaaaattttgtttataaCTGAGTTATTAAAGAAGATTAACACCACATTGATAGTCTTTAATGTCTGACTCAAACACTGTTAATGATTGTTAAGACAATGGTGATAAACAGCTGAAATAACTGAGTCATATTCAAAAGTTCCTTCCCTCCAGAACTTTTATATAAGCTCGAATGAGCTGAATCTGCTTAATTGCAAAAAGTTAAGAACATAATACATAATTAGAGATATGATAGCATTAATACCTCACCTACTCTGCTTAGCACTAATTGAATCATTGATAGTGTAAGTTATTTGTGGCACCCTGTACAAGAAGCAAATTTTACGGAGAACATCAAATATAAGACAAGCTTTATGTCATGATTATGGGAAGGCATATGTTCACTAATATTATAAACTCACATTACATTCAATCCTAGTAGCCCAGAGGTCTCCCATATCTTATCATTAGAAGCTGAAGCTATTAACTGGATATCTAGTATTGCTCTAGACTTGTTACTGTGGAAAGCTTTACCACAAAGACCTTTTGACTAGCAAATAGTTTTTCTTTagtaaaatttatattttgaaACTCAGAGCTTATATTGCTATTCAAAAGATAAATTATAGACTGGAGCGGCAAGTACAAATCACTACTCTGTCCAAGATTTGAAGACTTTGAGGATGCTTACAACTCAGTGTCAAATCCGTACTAACAGCCTTTCAGAAACAAAACACTGATTTAACCTAAGCACATATACAGAAGAACATGCAACACAGCCTACAATATTACATCACGGTGGTGAGAAAATCACAGTTTAAACAAGTGTCTTGACGCAAAGACCTTCCATAATAACAAAGCTATTTTCAGCATAAGTAAAGGAAGTTTTCAGATACTCTACCTGGGGAAAATGGAGGAGTATATTATACAAAATATACCTAAGAAAATGTGCACCTTAGCAACTTATCTCTTGATATTACATTAATTGGTTTTGTCAACTCCCAGCCACACTGAAAATTTTCAATCATACCCTTCACCTCCGCTACAATACTTTATTAGTATGCAAGGGTGCACTCAGAAATGCACAGGGGAGGGAGGAATTTGCCTATACCCTTCTCAAAGGAAATATCTGGTCATTTACCTTAAATGATTTATGAAATTCATGGAAAACATAAGTGCGGGTGGCAGGACAGATATTTGATCACTGTCCTCCTCACCAACAATCCAGTGTCCTACCACTGGTTCAAATCACCCAGTACCTGGTATTACATGATCACCAGATATCACTGAAAAATGACAAGCTCTACAGTGAAACAATGATTCCACAAGCTTGTTACAAACACCATTCATTTGATTATATGTTTATTGATGATTACAATATGAGCTGCATGGTATCTAGGACACCTAAGTGAAAAATACTTACATTTTCTGAAGGAACTAAATGTGTACTCCAGATCCTTTAATCGATCTACTGACTGTTTGCTATGCTGCTTTTCCTGCATATAATGCCAAGCGAATTTGCTCGTATACTGCAGTAACCTGAAAAATTACACTGTCactcattcattcataaccttttaTTAATCCTATCAGGAAGAATAGTCTTTGGGGATGAGTCACATTACACTTTAAATAGCAGGGGCGACCCATGTAGACTACTTCTGTAGGATACAATAGTGGCCAAATTGTTATGGTGAAGCTGTAGCATCAACATGTTTTGAAATTCTGTGTTTGATATACGTTTTACATAACCAGGCCTGATAAAATTGTTCTGATGTGCACGTGCGGTGTCTGGCGCCAAGTTTCAGCATTTTTAGAGAGTGTTTAATTATATAGGTTGGCTACAATGACTGACAGCTGAAAACCAGGTGTTTTTGCAGCCCTAGTTACATTATCTAAGGTGAATTTTTTTCAGTGTTACAATGAAAATGATTGTTGGGGATATTAGCCATCATCTGTTGTTCTATTGCTGATTACTTCAGTGAACTACTTAGAATTAAATCCATGTAACAGATCAGGGGCCAAGTGAGTGATTTAATTCAGTTCACTTGGAGTCATACAATTAGATGTTATGTGTAGGAATAAATATTTCATCCACAACAACCACTACTCTTAGGACACTTAGCAGAAAGGTGCAACACACAGCATCAAATTGCTTTCAGACTAGGATTTCACATCAGACAGTGATCAATATTAAAAAACATAAATCCAAAAACTTTGTTGATCAGCAGCAACACACAGGCAGATGTGGAATAAAACAAACATTGAGCCCTAGAGTTCACTAAAAATTGACAAAATATCACCATTTCCAATCATAAAGCTACAAGTACACAACTctcgggactagtgcagcaggggatacagcccgtcggctttggacattgacgtcacaagtcgccaatcgagaagcgattcttcttagtgttgtagctcccttcagtggctgataagtgttttttggctttaaaaaaaaaaaaaaaaactcacgagatagaataaacagatccactttattaagcaatcagtaaaaaaacgaaactgaaacataacagcaaaagcgaaaatggtaaactgctatctggcgacttgtgacgtcattgtccaaagccgacgggttgtatcccctgctgcactagaccccaaCTCTCTGTGCAGCTGGATTATTATGGAATGACTGTGTCAGCTAGAACTGGAAGGATAGAGTTGTACAACATTGGCCTGTCAGTGCACCCATCCCAACCTAAGCCCAAGATCACTCCAAGAACGGCCTCAAAGCAGTTAAACTGAGGAAAATCCCCACAGAATTGAACTATTGATATTGCCAAATGATGATCTTGAACATTTGTGGATATACTCTATACAACTAGCAAAACTTGCCTATGAATAGGACTGTCACTTAAAATTTTTAGTGATACAAGGTGTGGTAGTAATAAAaggcttaatattttcttttaggGGTGGTTCACCAATCAATCAATGTTCTGCATCACAGAGGAAAGCAGCCAGTATGAGAAGCGAAGGGAATCACAGAAGTTTCATCAAAACTGTACACCACACTATGAAGCAACCCACCCCTCTTCAATTATGGTCTGGAgtgtcccccctccctcccccatggCTGGTACAGGAAACCTGTACATTTTCATTGTTAAAAGTTCTATGAATCAAGGACAATATTTCAAAGTGTTAAAAGAGAGACTTCTGCAACAGGGTAGGGAATGGTTTAATGGCGAAGACTGTTTTTATGCATGATTGAACACCATGCCACAAAGCAAAGAGTCTGGGAATGCTTTTGGACGAAAATGGTGTCACTGTGCTCCCGTGGCCTGGGAATAGCCCCGACATGCACCCAACCGAAAATGTTTGGGCAACAGTTAGGATGAAAATCAGATTAAAAATTAGTAGAAAGTACGCCTAAATGCGGCCAAGATGTTAATACAGACTAATGGAATCCACACTGTAAACTTACACTGAATTTatcataattttcaataaaatttgggCTTCATGCAACTTTATCATACTAATATGGCCACTTCTGTATAACCTCAACTATTTACGATTAGTGCAATGCACCCATACTGATAAAAGGCACCGTGAAGCTGAAGTTTTGATCTAACAGTTTAGTTCATACTAAGAAGATATGTAACTTGCACAAACGCCATCAGCTAGTCACATAtttcgaaagtttttttttttttaaacttttgctAAGTCAACAGAATTTCACATGCTCAGGAGTAATTTTTCGAGTGCCAATATATTCTTCCCTCGCTGGATTTCAAAGGCTCAAAATCCGTTGTCATAATAAATACCAtgaactgtctacatctacatacttgacATTACTTATGCTCTTACTATTTTCGTAAAACTGATTAATGACAAATGTTATAAAATTCGTAAATAGGGCTTAATTAAATGTGTAACTCACCTAACAAGTTTATCGCGGCCGGCTGTTTGCGAATTTAGCTTAACAATTACCTCCATAGCGTACACTACTTTATAAATCAAAAATAAACAGATGAAAAAGACAACTGATGCTTCTAAAATATCCACGACTGTCGTTATTTATATAGCCACAGTAATCTGTTTCAATATCTTATCACCTCAGGACTTTCGACTTCGGTTAGGTTAGCCGGCTACATCGTACAATTTTGGTTTTCATCCGAATCGGACAGATCTTTGACAGTTGTAAACCAACGATATAATACCACCTCAAGCCACCGTCAGCATATCGACGAAGCAACTTCAAACGGAATTGAGGTCGCTACTGTCGTCTTTGCACATATATTTATTGGGCGTTAGATGCCGCGAACGTTATCTTTGGGTAGTGTTTCCAGTACAGTAACGTAGTTGACGTCGGTGGCCTCCAGCCattaatttggttttttttttcattactgctTGATAGTCGGAGACCAAGTAAAAATGACCCGTAAGTCTAGTTCTGCTTGTTGTTAATATTTCTATCAATTTTCAATTTAAAATTAGTAAATTGTGAAACTCTCACTATGTCTCCAGTACGTTTTGCTAGATCTTTCCACAAAAAGCTTCCGTGGAATGTTTGTGATGGTATACTATTGTTCTTGTGCTTTCAGTTGTATCTGTAATGTGAGGATTTGATTTAATGTGTAGTAAAAGTGAAATAACCTTCTATATAGAAAGCCTTGATTGCGTGTAACTCTCTCACAAATAACTGTTAATGTTGTGAAAGTTGTTGTTCAAGGTCCTACGTCAATGCTACACATTCTTTAGAGTTGTTTACTGAAAGAGGCACTAGAACCTGATTTTGATTTCTGGAGCTGTGAAAATTACTATTAAACGTAGTTTTTATTATAAAGTGAAGTTTGTAAACTGCATTGCATAGATTCGTTTACGGAGGTACGACGCTAGGCAGATTGGATTGTAGGAAATGAACGCCCGGATTGTAATAAAGATTTTAAAGAGTCTTCAGgttggattttttttattattcatgttaTAATATATTTCTGTTGGCGAAAAGGTGGCAACCAGCGTGAATTGGCACGTTTGAAGAACCAGAAGAAAATGCAAGAAATACAAAAGAAGAAAGGTGCAAATGATAAAGATTCTAATAAAGGCCTGTCACTTGAACAGCGCAAACAAAGGTTAGTATCCTGAAAATAATACTTAAAATTCTCGAGGAaatttgtaatgtatgttaatgcCTTTTTTGTGTTGCGTGGCATTGATGCTAGTACTTGATACTTCTGTCATGAGAGTATCAGTAACATACGATTAAAATTTTTGCCAGGCAATCCTTACTACTGCCTTCTGGGAGGTGAGATTTCAAAGAACACTTGCCACCCTGTTGGAATGTTACCAGATCGCTTTCATTCCATTCCAAATAAGAGATAATTTGTATATCGAGGAAAACgtttttattggttcaaaatgcTCATAAAAGAAACCTTTCACTGTTACAGGGATGCAGAACTTATGCGCCAAAAACAAATGAAAGCCCTTCAAAAGGAGGGTGCTGCTGCCAGTTAAACATAACTATTACTGACATTTCTACATTAttaccaaaaaattattttttactaacATTTGATGGCAGGATCTCTTCTTCCAGTGTGATTTGGCATGCTGAGGCAATTGATGAAAATTCGCATTTGTTCTACTTTTATAATAAAAATGACTGTCAAGAAATAAAGATTGCATTAGTGCCTAAATAAATATGTCTCTAAACACATTTGTTTTGTTCTGTGTGCAAGGTGCagtaaattcaataaatatttaacTGTAAGGAAATATTCCAATTCAATAAAGATATGCACATGTGGATAagtataaaagatttttttttttttttctaatgggtTCATCCTTAAATGCTTTGATAatagtaaatttaaaaatgcatttgTGTAAGTAAGATACCCTACTCATTTTTAATGTAATGTTGGATGTTGTTAATATTGTTTACAAATTCTTTTTATTGTGAGTGTACCAAAAATTAATAAATCTCATTAGTGTTACATGATTGTTGTACTTCAACCCACCCATGGTAAGAAAAAGTAGTAAGATTTTTGTTGGGAGCATTTTCTTTCTCTACTACAAACTGAAAGGAAGATTCATTTAcagtaaacagttttaatctgcagaagCAACTCGTGAATGTTCTGTATATTGCTAGAGCCTTGCCCTTGCAAAACTCCATTTGTTATAAACTTTTGTTTCTTCGTGACATATGTTTATTCTCGGTGATATTTCAATAATGAAGTATTATTGGTAAGAATAATGATTAAGAGAGGTAATAATGTTGTAATGTGAAGTGATAAACTTTCCAAAACTATTAGCTCTTGTAGTCATTCTTGGAATAAAACTTAATGTTAAATAACACAAGCTGAGAAAGGCAGGTGTCAAAATGTGTTAGAGTGTAAACCAATAGACAAATAATTTGAACAACTGCATGTTTGCTGTAAGCTGTAtagattcattatttattttctaccAGTTTTCGTCATAGCAGTCATCTTAGAGGAAGGAAAACAAAGTTTGCATTGGATGGATATGCAATTCAACTTTCCAGATGACAAATTGAAAACCATCAGATTTACAAAACATTTAGATTCAGACTGTTTTTTATTCATCCAGTGAAAGTTGAAATGCGTATCCGTATAATGTACGGATTTGTCCCCCTCCCCTGTTTTGAAGCTAGTTCCTACAATCGAAACCAgtagaaaataaacaataaatttgtaCAGCTGTTAAAGAATACACAGTTCTTCAAATTCTGGACAGTTGTATAGAGTCAATTCATTAAACTGAGACATTAATAAGTCTGTAGGTTTTCTTTACTGTAGTGCAAACTCCAGTCAGATGTAATGTAAGAAAAGTGAAATTCTGAAACCGTATAAGCCCAAAATAAACTGAAAACTTACCTTCTGTAACACACTTATAAATTGTGGGACAAATTTATTCACTATAaacatgtttctattcttccatgtAGGTTCATGGTACGTGTTAGTATGGTCATGTATTATATTACCTGCAGTAGGAAAGAGCACTCTTGTAATAAAAGTAGTACATTTTTCAAATTAGTGGCTTCCCTGCTAATTCTATATGTGAACCTTACTTTGAGTAGTCACAAGGAGTTTATGCATTTTTTCTAACACTAGCTTCCCTGTGTTAAGATGTACTGTGACCCACTCTGCTTTCATGATCAGATGTAGGGGATTCATGAACGAAGTGTGGTAGATAGTTACAACCACATTGATCATTCATACTATATTGGTATCTAAATGGCTGATAGTATTACAAAAAAAACAGTTGGTTTTTTTCCAGATGTACTTTCAATTGCTGTTCCCCTAAAACTGCTTAAAAATTGCATAACTTATGTCTAAGTTACAACTGGTAAGTGATGGCAGGTAACCACTATTTTGAAAGAATAAGAACTTTTTCTGTCTTATAATTTTTGCATAATACTGGCATGACTACATCAAATTTTGTCATTACTATTACTTACATCGT
The genomic region above belongs to Schistocerca serialis cubense isolate TAMUIC-IGC-003099 chromosome 6, iqSchSeri2.2, whole genome shotgun sequence and contains:
- the LOC126484227 gene encoding modifier of protein aggregation 4, whose product is MTRGNQRELARLKNQKKMQEIQKKKGANDKDSNKGLSLEQRKQRDAELMRQKQMKALQKEGAAAS